From a region of the Listeria monocytogenes ATCC 19117 genome:
- a CDS encoding DUF1214 domain-containing protein — MIMNANLEVNAEVVKESYVYLLSRYLVLRQENFDTKEDKIPYNTLKHNSISPADANFVNPNFDVVYSEAWIAVDDENAVILEVPEIKNRYYTVQLLDGWGEVVTNINERNYPEHPHGKFAFVKKGTNPSVPSDAVKIELPSEKVKVLLRVEQKDDPEGAVKLQKAFKFDAPDNIKIKEPLEIPHFTNAEFLLEEIYSNLEELLATYPDKMPRATEFQDKARQVAAYIELGDEQKAEVRNLIVKEAIPYFTNGAKGFGTQKGGWSVTYVAGAFENDILARAIINYGGIWANSIQEALYFIGQKGTDNELLTGDKVYKIYFPADELPSELADAFWSVTLYSVPDYHVIPNKLNKFCINNYSGPKLSEDGSLTLYIASEKPADVDPGNWLPSKAGKEFSLNFRLYVPKKEVLEGKVFLPPLEVIK, encoded by the coding sequence CTGATAATGAATGCGAATTTAGAAGTAAATGCTGAGGTTGTAAAAGAATCCTATGTTTATTTATTATCGCGATATCTCGTTTTACGCCAAGAAAATTTTGATACAAAAGAAGATAAAATTCCATATAACACACTTAAGCACAATTCGATTTCACCAGCAGATGCAAATTTTGTAAATCCGAACTTTGATGTGGTTTATTCAGAAGCTTGGATAGCTGTAGATGACGAAAATGCCGTTATTTTAGAAGTACCAGAAATTAAAAATCGCTACTATACTGTGCAACTTTTAGACGGCTGGGGCGAAGTGGTAACAAATATCAATGAACGTAACTATCCAGAGCATCCACATGGAAAATTTGCTTTCGTTAAAAAAGGAACAAATCCTTCCGTTCCAAGTGACGCTGTAAAAATCGAATTACCATCAGAGAAAGTAAAAGTACTTCTTCGCGTAGAACAAAAAGACGATCCTGAAGGTGCAGTAAAACTTCAAAAAGCATTCAAATTCGATGCACCAGACAATATAAAAATCAAAGAACCACTTGAGATTCCACATTTCACTAATGCAGAGTTCTTATTAGAAGAAATTTATTCCAATTTGGAAGAACTACTAGCAACTTATCCAGATAAAATGCCAAGAGCAACTGAATTCCAAGATAAAGCAAGACAAGTGGCAGCCTATATCGAGCTTGGTGATGAGCAAAAAGCTGAAGTAAGAAACTTAATTGTGAAAGAAGCCATTCCATATTTTACAAATGGTGCAAAAGGATTTGGTACACAAAAAGGCGGATGGTCTGTTACTTACGTAGCTGGCGCGTTCGAAAATGATATTTTAGCGCGAGCAATCATTAATTACGGCGGTATTTGGGCGAATTCTATTCAAGAAGCACTATACTTCATCGGTCAAAAAGGTACGGATAATGAGTTATTAACTGGCGATAAAGTTTATAAAATCTATTTTCCGGCAGATGAACTTCCATCAGAACTGGCAGATGCTTTTTGGTCCGTTACCTTATACAGTGTTCCAGATTACCACGTTATCCCAAATAAATTAAACAAATTCTGCATCAATAATTACTCAGGTCCAAAACTAAGTGAAGATGGCAGCTTGACGCTCTACATTGCGTCAGAAAAACCAGCTGATGTAGATCCGGGAAACTGGCTACCAAGCAAGGCTGGAAAAGAGTTTTCACTAAATTTCCGACTATATGTT
- a CDS encoding GRP family sugar transporter, with the protein MNIVIALIPAVMWGIMPLVVSKIGGKPRQQIIGTTFGALAFAIGVFIFTNPEYTATIIIASFISGAFWSLGQMNQFRAFTQVGVSKTMPLSTGMQLVGTSLFGVFAFHEWGTTSKLVLGFSALALIIIGIFLTSYQQHKDENSGQNMKKGIITLLISSVGYVGYVVITRWFDISGWDAILPQAIGMVVAGLLFSIKSEEKRFTKQTWLNMIPGVMWATGNLALLFSNKLVGIATGFSLSQMGVVISTIGGILFLGEKKTKKELILVIIGVVLVIIGGTMIGIAKS; encoded by the coding sequence ATGAACATAGTTATCGCATTAATTCCGGCAGTGATGTGGGGGATTATGCCATTAGTTGTTTCAAAAATTGGCGGTAAACCGAGGCAGCAAATCATTGGTACAACATTCGGCGCACTAGCTTTCGCAATCGGAGTTTTTATTTTTACAAATCCAGAATATACAGCAACCATTATTATTGCTAGTTTTATTTCAGGGGCATTTTGGAGCTTAGGTCAAATGAATCAGTTCCGGGCATTTACACAAGTAGGCGTATCAAAAACAATGCCACTTTCGACAGGAATGCAGTTAGTAGGTACATCGCTTTTTGGTGTATTTGCTTTTCATGAATGGGGTACAACTTCCAAATTAGTATTAGGATTTTCCGCATTAGCATTAATTATTATCGGGATTTTCTTAACAAGTTATCAACAACATAAAGACGAAAATTCCGGCCAAAATATGAAAAAAGGAATTATCACTTTACTTATTTCATCCGTAGGTTATGTAGGATATGTCGTTATCACTCGTTGGTTTGATATTAGTGGGTGGGACGCGATTTTACCTCAAGCAATTGGGATGGTAGTCGCAGGATTATTATTTTCTATTAAGTCTGAAGAAAAACGTTTTACAAAGCAAACCTGGTTAAATATGATTCCAGGGGTGATGTGGGCTACTGGTAACTTGGCTCTACTATTCTCAAATAAATTAGTTGGAATCGCTACAGGTTTTTCGCTCTCACAAATGGGTGTTGTCATTTCGACCATTGGTGGAATCCTTTTCCTAGGAGAGAAGAAAACCAAGAAAGAACTTATTCTGGTCATTATCGGGGTTGTCTTAGTAATTATCGGTGGTACGATGATTGGAATTGCAAAAAGCTAA